In Pseudomonas sp. DNDY-54, a genomic segment contains:
- a CDS encoding 5-(carboxyamino)imidazole ribonucleotide synthase — protein MKIGVIGGGQLGRMLALAGTPLGMNFAFLDPAPDACAAALGEHLCADYGDRDHLRQLADEVDLVTFEFESVPAETVAFLSQFVPVFPSAEALRIARDRWFEKSMFKALGIPTPAFADIQSQADLDAAARSIGLPAVLKTRTLGYDGKGQKVLRKPTDVANAFAELGSVPCILEGFVPFSGEVSLIAVRGRDGETCFYPLVHNTHEDGILRLSVASSNHPLQSLAEEYAGRVLAELDYVGVLAFEFFEVDGGLKANEIAPRVHNSGHWTIEGAECSQFENHLRAVTGLPLGSTAKLGESAMLNFIGEVPPVAKVIAIEDCHLHHYGKAFKVGRKVGHATLRCPDRATLDRQITAVESLIHRD, from the coding sequence ATGAAAATCGGCGTGATCGGTGGCGGCCAACTGGGTCGCATGCTGGCCTTGGCGGGAACCCCGCTGGGCATGAACTTCGCGTTTCTCGATCCGGCGCCCGACGCCTGCGCCGCGGCGTTGGGCGAGCATCTATGCGCCGACTACGGGGATCGGGACCATCTGCGCCAGCTGGCCGATGAAGTCGATCTGGTGACCTTCGAATTCGAAAGCGTGCCGGCCGAGACGGTGGCGTTCCTGTCGCAGTTCGTTCCGGTCTTTCCGAGCGCCGAGGCACTGCGCATCGCCCGTGATCGCTGGTTCGAGAAGTCCATGTTCAAGGCGCTCGGCATCCCCACGCCGGCGTTTGCGGATATCCAGTCTCAGGCCGACCTTGACGCTGCCGCCCGCAGCATCGGCCTGCCGGCCGTACTCAAGACCCGCACCCTCGGCTACGACGGTAAAGGCCAAAAGGTGTTGCGTAAGCCGACAGATGTCGCCAACGCCTTTGCCGAGCTGGGCAGCGTCCCCTGCATTCTGGAGGGTTTCGTGCCGTTCAGCGGCGAGGTATCGCTGATCGCCGTACGGGGTCGGGACGGTGAAACCTGCTTCTACCCGCTGGTCCACAACACTCACGAAGACGGCATCCTGCGGTTGTCGGTTGCGAGCAGCAACCACCCGCTGCAGTCACTGGCCGAAGAGTATGCCGGCCGGGTTTTAGCTGAGCTGGATTACGTCGGCGTACTGGCCTTCGAATTCTTTGAGGTCGACGGCGGACTCAAAGCCAACGAGATCGCGCCGCGCGTGCATAACTCCGGGCACTGGACCATCGAAGGCGCCGAATGCAGCCAATTCGAGAACCACTTGCGCGCCGTAACCGGCCTGCCGCTGGGCTCGACGGCGAAGCTCGGCGAGAGTGCCATGCTCAATTTCATCGGTGAGGTACCGCCGGTGGCCAAGGTCATCGCCATCGAGGACTGCCATCTGCACCACTACGGCAAGGCGTTCAAGGTCGGGCGCAAGGTCGGGCACGCCACCTTGCGCTGTCCGGATCGGGCGACGCTCGATCGGCAGATTACGGCGGTTGAGTCGCTGATCCATCGCGATTGA